Genomic segment of Cottoperca gobio chromosome 23, fCotGob3.1, whole genome shotgun sequence:
CGATGAAGGATTAAATGTTGGGAATTCCTTAACCATCCGGCTGATTACCGACTTACATGTGTTCGTTCGTGTGTCTTTTCAGAGATGCCAGCCCTGATGGCCCTGAGGAAGCGAGCCCAGGGGGAGAAACCCCTCGCCGGTGCGAAGGTGGTGGGCTGCACCCACATCACTGCCCAGACTGCTGTGAGTAggaatgcaaacacacacactcacaacgcAAACATAAGGCAGTtctactgcagcagcagctacaacaaGAAGTCCAACTTGACCCTCTTCTCCTCAGGTGCTGATGGAGACTCTGTCAGCTTTGGGCGCTCAGTGCAGATGGGCGGCCTGCAACATCTACTCCACCCAGAATGAAGTGGCAGCTGCCCTGGCAGAGGGAGGTGAGACTgggatcgtgtgtgtgtgtttctcctgccCCTATCTTCTGTCTTTCACTTCTAGACAGATTCAGATGTTCCTTCTGTCGATGTATTAAATGCTTCCTGTGTCTTTCTAGGTTTCAGTGTGTTTGCATGGAAGGGTGAGTCGGAGGACGACTTCTGGTGGTGCATCGATCGCTGTGTCAACGTGGAAGGCTGGCAACCCAACATGGTAGCACACCTACATTCTAAATAAAACTTACTTAagcatatttccttttttattaattattttacaagTTTGAAATTAAATCTAAGTCTTTTTCACCCTTacgtttgtattttttttctctctctgctcgtctTCCTCTCCCATTGTCTGTCAGATCTTGGATGACGGTGGAGACCTGACTCACTGGATCTATAAAAAATACCCCAACATGTTCAAGAAGATCAAGGGCATCGTAGAGGAGAGTGTTACCGGTGTGCACAGGTGGGACTCTCAACACGCACACATCCTTCAGCGCCTTTGTTATTGTCTTAAGAAATGTTTATGGAATAAATATTACATTCGTGCCCCAGATAAAACCAGTTCTCTGGATTTTAAATGGGAAAATGTACGAGTACAATTGttacacaaactcacacagacATAACCTTACACACTCAGTTTCTGATGTAACATCGCCATCTAGTGGTGGAAATGTCACCACCATTAACAActccactttatttatttatatagcccctTTTTATAACAACATGCAGCCCAAAGTGTATCAGGTAGAAAAACAATAAGTACAATTTTgctaaacaaaaatgtcatcaataaaatgtaaaaacaattattataagTGATGAAGGACCTTTAGTGATCTGGCTGGGACACGACATTAAAGAAAATCTCTGATGCAAGGAGGAGCAAGGCCTTTTaaattataaacaaataaaataactttaaagtcaattctaatcGTGTTCTACAATTCTCTACAATGTCTTCAGCTGAGGGATCTATTTCCCTTGTTTGAGTTGAGACTGGCCACAGCATTCTGAACTAGCTGTAGTTTTCTTTATAGACTTTTTAGGTAATCCAATGAAAAGGGAACTACAATAGTCTAAAAGGCAAGTAATAAAAAGGTTGGACTTTGGCAATATtcctaaaatgaaaaaaaggctTTCTTTAAGGCTGTGCAAGTTTTGTCTATTCCTTCTGTGTAACCAGGtctttctgcacagttgcagataaagattaggttacactaatattataattatatactatttgtagaattatatttcagtggtggctgcgtaggattgtttctgacttgtgtgctccaaacatttccaataattcCAGtgcgttgtaaagtccaaaaggcaacgtttaaaaaatgtttaaatgatagATGCATAATTTCCAAAATGAACATGTTTTCATCTTACCGGTTAGTATTCTGCTTCAGTCCATATGTGTTGGCGTGTAGCCTTTCAAAACCAGCATTTTCACTGCGGTTAAAAAACCTCTTTGCTCTCCTGCTTGCATCACACAAAGGAAGGAACACAGCTGTATAATTAGTGTTTTTTAGGGTGATAACGTCATAAAGTATGACAACGGCTTCATTCGAAACCCTTAACAGAAGCgtttaatgttaaaaagaaagacatttggtACAGCCTTGCATCCATAATGTCAGTAAGACAGGCAATGAATGATTGAATGTTTACATgcgttttttatttttgtgtgtgtgtgtgtgtgtgtgtgtgtgtgtgtgtaggttgtaCCAGCTGTCCAAGGCAGGAAAACTGTGTGTTCCAGCCATGAACGTCAACGACTCAGTGACCAAGCAGAAGTTTGACAACCTCTACTGCTGCAGGGAGTCCATCTTAGACGGGTATGAAACTGTCTCCTGTTTAACCTTCTTAGGGATTCTGATGTTTGAGTATTTAGTGTTGGACTCACCGCCCCTCTGCTCCAAACTGTCTGAATAAATATTATGCTGCCAGtgaaataattatgtttctgtCTTCAGCCTGAAGAGGACCACTGATGTCATGTTTGGAGGCAAACAGGTGGTGGTGTGTGGATACGGAGAGGTAAGGCTGACATTATCATACAGGCTCATATGTTGTGTCTCCTGAAATACAAATCATCAATCATCATAAATCCACTTGTGAAAAAGGAGAGATTTCGACGTAGGTTAGAGGACGAGTAAGATGATTGTTTCCAAAGCAAGAGGGACGGGGAGTTTGCAAACGTCGTCACACAATTGAGTATTTAAAAGGTTGTCTTgaatacaactttattaataTAGAGCTTTGTGCATGTAGAAAATCCTCACTGACTGTCGCAGTGACCAGCTGCTGCTGACAGCTTCTGTTAGAACTCATTTATCCTGTTTTGATCCAATGGTCGGAATTAAAGACTACCAGAGCACATGGTTTGCTATCCTATTCCTGGtccatatataaaataaataaataagcatatTAAACACTTAAACCACTTGCAGTAGATTTGTTATGGCAAGTATTCTCTAAAGCAGTGATTCCCACCCAGGCGTacctatattatttatttattttcaaattaaataaattgtgtttttatagcaagataaaatatatatatatatatatatatatatatatatatatatatatatatatatatatatatatatatatatatatatatatatatatatatatatatatatatatatatatatatatatatatatattatatatatctatatatatctatatatatatatatatatattatatataatatatatatatatatatatatatatatatatatacttttaatttGGATAAATGTTTTTGGGCTTCGACATACCACAtcaacaaatattaaaacaaaaatacacatgTTGGTTGAAACCTACTTTGGTCCTGTATGATAACATCCCGTGTCTTTTTGTTCCCAGGTGGGTAAAGGCTGCTGTGCTGCCCTCAAAGCAATGGGCTCCATCGTGTACGTCACGGAGATCGACCCCATCTGTGCCTTGCAGGCCTGGTAATACTCCGCTTGTTGCGCTTCTTATGGCTCACTGCCGGGACGCATTAGTCTTACACTCTTTATTGTCTCACTCCCAATCACAGCATGGACGGCTTCAGGCTGGTGAAACTGAATGAGGTCATCAGACAAGTGGACATCGTCATCACCTGCACAGGTTGGTTCAGCCGCTCCCTGTATTTCTCTCTAAACATCTGAGTTGAAAATGTACAAGGAACATACCATTCTGTGTTCGTTCAGGATGACTGGGCAGATATTCAGTCTTTGTCATCAGTGTCTAACGGTCACTAATGAAGTTCTCAGCTCAGCAGCCAGGGAGTTGTCCTGAACACTTAATTGGAGCAGAGTATTACTCGTCTCTCTGCGTTGTTACCTAATGTTGCTGGCAGGCCTGCAGCAGTGGGGCACTCCTAAAGGGTGACTGCAATTGAACAGAAAAGATAATAAGGTAGAAGAAGGCTCATTGCATTCATGTAAGATGTTCCCAATTAAGTTACAAAGTGCTGTAAAATAATTCAAACGGAACAAGCACTTGCTCTAATAAGATACTGGTAGCTCCAATTAGGTTTGTTGGATTCCTAGTGAATTAATAATGCCACTGTGAATTTATTCACATCCTTCAGCatgtttctaaaaatgtaacttaacCTAATGCATAGGTTACTCCGTATAACATTTTCAGACTTAACGATAAATGAtgaaacaaaagtaaataaaaccTAGTTCTACAGAAGTGGATATAGATttcttatattgtgtttttgaaaaaactTCATGTACACTAGACTcatttttgctttcttgccatTTTAACCTCTTTATGCATCTGTCCTCGTcgcctcctccccccctccatcAGGTAATAAGAACGTGGTGGTGAGAGAGTATCTGGACCGCATGAAGAACGGCTGCATTGTCTGCAACATGGGACACTCCAACACTGAGATCGATGTGGTCAGTTACCAGCTTGTAATCACTTGAGAAGGAACCAAAATTAAATGCAAACCAAGATTGTACAATAAATTCACAGGCAACCAATAATATAGAGCACAAAGATGAGGGTCATTGTGATTTCATTGTATTCTATAAAAGactgagacagaagagaaatgtatgtttttattttcaagaaAACGGCAATTAAGGAAGTAGTTCGGACACTAGAGGAAGTTGTCACTCACTTCTTAAAGTAATTAATTCCTGGAACAGTCCAAGTGCACAGAAGCATCTTCTGGCctgagatgatgatgatagatCTGTGACAGCTCAGCCCAACTgaaagaagaagacgaggaaGAAATGGCaccaaaaacaaatgaactcATGAAGTTGTGCTCCTCCTGTAGGCGAGCCTGCGGACTCCTGAACTGACCTGGGAGAGGGTGCGCTCTCAGGTGGACCACGTCATCTGGCCCGATGGCAAGAGGATAGTGCTGCTGgctgaggtacacacacacacacacacacacacacacacacacacacacacacacacacacacacacacacacacacacacactgactcaggATTTTAAAAGAACACATGAGTAGAAGAATTTAAAATTTAGTTAGATGTTGAGGCTATTTATTACATTTCGTCAACAAATTAAGTTATAGATCATGCGGACACAATACGCACATACAaccctgcttgtgtgtgttacaaGCCGTGACAGAATGAAAGCAGTCTGTCAGGGCGTGACAGATGACCTGCCAGCACATCTTGTTCcaaataatgtcatttatttacagaagtgatgCATCATCTTAACAACATCAATCAATATCTCTGAAACAAAGAGAATTTATGATGGCTGGTTTTCTTTTGAGTttcaaaagaaaagctttttcaTTCTTCTTTGTTTCGTAACTTTGTTTTACAAAGTAATACtatacattcatacatttatttatacaaattcATGATCTGTGCTTGGCTCCATTGctaaaccagagagagagagaaggagagagactaAAAAGAAGACCATCTCTGTGGAGGCTCTTTGAACAGCACTGAGGGCTCAGAATagcacaataacacacagaaacaaaagcttcttccacatttgaaaacacacatgGGCCATgggattagattagattagatattTTTGCATTCTGAGAATAAAGTTCAAATACCATTTAGAGAATAACGTCAAACTTCTGAGAATAAATCCAACATCTATACATATTCCCCTTATGCCTGTCCCAATGCTCTTCCGTAAAGGTTTGAGTTTCGATGCATCATGTGATTTTTAGTGTGCACTGGACATTATAACCTTTTAACAGTTTTGATTCTGTTTTGACCTTACAACATTTCTCTGTTCCCCTTCCTCTTAGCTGCAGTGTTTCAGTTTTACATACTAATACCTCATTTTCTGCAACATCTCAAATATCCTCTCGCTGCAATGCAGCATCtcagacagcagctccagttTACTATTTTGGGCAAAACATAATATCTATCTGACTATAAGTTGCACAGCAGTAACTGTCAGAAGATATATGAGAGAAAACAAACGGTTGCAGataaaatgtctaaaagcaAGGGGCTTGAAAATATTTGTACGGGACCGGAAATAGATTTCTCACCCAGACTGAcactttgtttgtctcttgtgtTGCTTCTTCCTCTCCAGGGTCGTCTGCTGAACCTCAGCTGCTCCACTGTGCCCACCTTTGTGCTCTCCATCACCGCCACCACCCAGGTAACACGCTGGATCAATATCTGTCTCATTTGCATTGTTGTACATGATTTTGTGCATCGTGCTCACTTTGAAGATGTTGACGcaagaagttgtgtgtgtgagtgtgtgtgtgtgtgtgtgagtaacacttgtgtgtgtctgcccaGGCGCTGGCTCTGATAGAGCTGTACAATGCCCCAGAGGGACGCTACAAACAGGATGTTTACCTGCTGCCCAAGAAGATGGGTAAGACTTtttgtcagtttgtttgttAAGGCAATGCACAAAGACTACTGAATGCAAGATGTCAGGCCATAGAGGTCCAACATAACCTTGTTTGGTACTTAAGTAGCCACCAAGCAGGAAGTAATTACAGAGTTTGTTTTTGCCCCAGCAGAGAGCCTGCAGGCAAATTGCATTTATCTCTTTAGATGACAGTCAGTCTCATCTGTTCCGTCCAGAGTCCTCTCCCTGGATAGCTTATCATTCACAGTggaatgactgtgtgtgtgtgtgtgcgcgtgtgcgccTGCGTGTCTGCAGTGCTGCCCGTCCGATCTCTTAGCGTTCCTTCGGTGAGTTAGAGCAGAGCACATGcatagtaaataaaaacagggaGACAAATGTAGGTCACCCTGTCAGTGACTGCTGCTGCCACCACAGCACTCACTGATGCGATGAAAGAAAGGGctgagaagaggaaagaaaggaagtaCAGATAcgagggaggatgaggagaaggaagcaggtgaggaggaagATAGAAGACAGTGCAGAGGAAAAAGAGATGGTAAACCCTGTAGCCTCCCTCTGCCTTTTTTCATTGGAAGGATTAATCCACCCCAGCGCCTGATGAATGTTAACAtgttcctcctctctcattcCCTCCAGATGAGTATGTGGCCAGCCTACATCTCCCTACATTTGACGCACACCTTACAGAGCTGAGTGACGAGCAGGCCAAGTATCTGGGTTTGAACAAGAACGGTCCCTTTAAGCCAAACTACTATAGGTATGGAAAGACTTCACCATGCCATTCTTATTTTAACAGGCCTGATGGAGGTTCATACAATGGCGTATCAGGGTtgctggtttaaaaaaaagagccgGGGGAGTGGGGTTATTTTCCCAGATTAACGTAGTAAATTGATGAGATacaaatttaaattaatttttaatAGTCAGAATTTTGCGTGAGAAAAACCCCTCCAGAAATTCAGTGAGATTAAAGTCACATATTTACAAGAcgataatatatatttgtcaaacgatttgattaatgatttaataatctCAGAATATTAAAAGAAGATTTCTCATAAATTGTgagttttgttcttttaatctttaattgtatttatttatttttacatacaaTGGCCCTAACAGGCCACCATAGTTTCAAGAGATAATCCTGGACAAAACTGTAAGATTGATACATGTTTAGGGTTGTGATTTGTTGTTGGGTTGTAGCAACACATTCTATATTTACTATCATCCTAACTTTTGTGCTTTCTCTTCCTAAGGTATTAAACCAGTGTCTGGGTTGGActgaagaaatacaaatactcCATCATTGACACAGACTCATAgtgggaaaggaggaggaggagaatggaAGGACGGACAGAACAGTCAACATACCTGCTTTATATTTGAGGGGTAGGGGAGGAGCTCTTACTGAGGGGGAGGGGCGTGGCTTTCCCTGCTCTTATTGCAgccgttttatttatttatgctcgacaacaataatgataatattaactCTAAATCTTTGGAGCTGCTCCTGCCATTCGCCATTAGCTAGCTCCGCGACATCTTCTTCTGGACGATGTTTTACTTCCCTTTCACCACCaatatctctttctctttagaCGCTCATTTGTGTGTCGAGTTGTATGTAAATCCTCCACCCTCCCCCCTTCCCATTGCCAGATCTTTTATTGTTTAACTATTAAAGAAATTATTGATGCTAAAaagatatatactatatataaaaaaacgtgacataaaaaaaaacaaaaatctgtgTGAATGAAGATGACCGTTGAAGATTTAGTGACGGATACTTTTTTCtgtcctctttttgttttctacctgtgattatgtttttgtttttctcgcgTAATATTGCGAGGGCGGTGTTTAGACCGAGTGGGCGGGGGTTAGGCGGGATCTCAGGGTCCAATCATATCATGTCTTTTATTTGATCGTTTCATTGAGATTCACCGCTGTctgtttttaaacactttttatgCGTTCTGTCCCTTCGGATCAGCCTGTAGTTTGTCATAACTTTCTTGACTGGATGGTGACTGGGTCttcccacctgtcactcaaagccaCAGTGAAAACATCTCATTGGCTGCTTCTTTCTCGGCTTCCAGCTGCTCACATGGCGCCAGTGT
This window contains:
- the ahcyl2b gene encoding adenosylhomocysteinase like 2b, whose protein sequence is MSVQVVAAKMAEVELKDVPTGKDLPAGSPMTPTSEGKTLARNDPHEAGSSAAASPTAEPSAKAGEGSLGLLNTNPAKMPQASAMKRTDLQQNGGEAFVNRDGTVAEAPRMKKIQFADQKQEFNKRPSKIGRRSLSRSISQSSTDSYSSAASYTDSSDDETSPRDKQQKNSKGNGDFCIKNIKQADFGRREIEIAEQEMPALMALRKRAQGEKPLAGAKVVGCTHITAQTAVLMETLSALGAQCRWAACNIYSTQNEVAAALAEGGFSVFAWKGESEDDFWWCIDRCVNVEGWQPNMILDDGGDLTHWIYKKYPNMFKKIKGIVEESVTGVHRLYQLSKAGKLCVPAMNVNDSVTKQKFDNLYCCRESILDGLKRTTDVMFGGKQVVVCGYGEVGKGCCAALKAMGSIVYVTEIDPICALQACMDGFRLVKLNEVIRQVDIVITCTGNKNVVVREYLDRMKNGCIVCNMGHSNTEIDVASLRTPELTWERVRSQVDHVIWPDGKRIVLLAEGRLLNLSCSTVPTFVLSITATTQALALIELYNAPEGRYKQDVYLLPKKMDEYVASLHLPTFDAHLTELSDEQAKYLGLNKNGPFKPNYYRY